The window CATGTGATGCATATATGTTCGATAGAAGCGCATAGTTTCCACTGTTATTCGGCTCCAACGTTATCAGATGCCGCAGAGCTCGCGCTCCAAGCATAGCTTCACCATGAATATAAGCAGCAGCAAGAAGAGACCCCCAAATAGCTGCATTTGGCTCAAACGGCATATGTTTTATCAGTTTTTCAGCCTCTTCGAGATACCCAGCACGCCCAACCAAATCTATCATACAGCCATAGTGTTGTATCCGCGGTTCAATCCCATATCTTAATCTCATTTTGGAAAACCATGATCTGCCAATTTCGACCAATCCGACATGGCTGCAAGCAGAAAGTAAGGCAATAAAAGTAATACCATTTGGTTTTACCTTAGCCCTCTCCATCCGAGAAAACATTTCGAGAGCTTCTCTACCAAGTCCGTGCAGAGCTAAGCCCGCGATAATAGTTGTCCATGTTATGACACTTCTATGTTTCATATCCTCAAATACTTCCAATGCCCTTTTGATGTTGCCTGACTTTGAATACATATCTATAAGTGCATTACATAGGGGAACAGTTCTATGTAAACTAAATTTATCAATGTAGTTATGAATCCATTCCCCCAATTCCAAAGCACCCAGATCAGCACAAGCAGATAGTGCAGCCAACATGGTGATTTCATCAGGCTCAACATTTTCAACCTGCATTCTCCGGAAAATGTCAATTGCGCCGCGGGGAAGATTCATCTGAGCATACCCAGAAATCAAAGCTGTCCATGaaataacatttttattatCAACCATACAATCAAACAAAACTTGAGCATTTTCCATGTCGCCGATTTTAGCATAACCAGCAACCATTGAATTCCACAGAGCCACATCCCTGGTTCTGTGgcgcatttcatcaaacaccttGCGAGCATCAGAAATACGGCTGCTTCTAAAAGAAGAATACATCTGAATTAGGCCAATTACAATATGAACATCAGAACCTAAACCAATTCGAATAGTTTGACAGTGAATTTGCATCCCAATTTCAATTGCTAACAGTCGAACAACAGCCTTCAAAACAAAAGGATACGAATAGGAATCAGGTCGAAATCCAGCAAATTGTATGTTGTTGAAAAGAAAGATGGAAGCATCAGCATGAGAGGAAGAAAGAGACTTGATCATGGAGTTATAGAGGAAGATATCAGGTTGAGAAATGCAATTGAAAACTGAATAGGCGTAATTAGAGAAACCGAGAGAAGTGCACACATGGATTAATCGGTTAAGAAGAGCGTTGTCATAATCTAAACCTCTTGAAATCATGAATCCGTGAGCTTGCTGAATGTGTTTGAAATTGGAGCAGTGGCTTAGCAAGGAAATCAGCTGCTCTACTGCCGCACTACGCCGCCAGTACATTCCGTCCGGGAAGTTTGTTTTTGTTGGAGGATTCTCTGCAAATGCAATTCCATAAACGTGATGAACTCCTTTAATCACATTTTATGATAGGATTTGAATGATCACCATCTTTAAAGGAGCTCAAGTTTGTCATTTTGACTGCGGGGCGGCGGGAGATTATTAATGGAGAAATTTTTGCCCCAATTCCCTGTTTGATTATGGGTGTTTTAAACCCCgccccaatttcccacctctaACCCCCGTGAAAAGAGAAAGTACTTTCAGGCTTTGAGGTGGGAAATTGGAGGAAAAAACCTCTCCCGATACACGGACATGAGGTAATCACGTctcaccacacggtgaggcaTTGGACTATCACGTCTGCAcctacggtgaggcgtgatagcctcacgcctcaccacatggtgaggcgtgattacctcacgtccCGCgtgaataaatcacaaaaaaaagagTTCATAATTGTGGTGACTCGAATTATgcgtttagaaataaaattacggcattttaactcgtattaccctttaacaaataaaatttaaaaacataaacattaaaataaaaattaataaacataaaaatttataaacataaaagagtaaatataatatcaaaagtgttaaaatgtatgaagTTCTACAAAAAATAATTTAGCTCGCCCGACGTtacgcatccataaactcatccatctccctcttaatgcgtggagcATCCttgtcagatcggtgggtagtcgatagttgggtgacacgccacaaccagctaacccactgcaaaaaaaaataataaataaatattaaaaaataaacacatataaactaatactaaataataatattaaataataataaacttacaaattcgctgttggcgcgagcatgctgtaccggtccagcctgtggtgcatgaaggagatgaggatgcgaatattgcatataccagtccatataagcaggatcacaggcagtgggatcgtatccaactggtcggcatctcctccgatcaatgccccgagccgatggaaatctccgtcAGGTATCCacaactgtgactaaggaatgcgtgagcttatacgctatagatctccatggtcgtactgctttatcaggtctaatacgctcagcagggataggctgagtatatccgacctgtcgtagcgctcgatcgggcatatacgaCTCGACGTTGTCTCTACACcatatccaaccggcgtaggacactcgaagccgatcatcattggggacaggaccataaggcaaccacgtcacctgaaaaaaaaaatactgaataaaaaataataatatactataaataatacttaaattaattctaaaattttataaaatacctctgtTGCCGTCATACGGTCCAGCTGCCCGCGTATGGTATCTAGCCGGgtggtcgtcttgcctggtaccccgacctcccatctcagtgcacgggcatggtcagctgggatcaagtgagctcctctatgcggccggaacaccggaaaatacttgtatatccatgcctgcagtagggtcaaacatccgcatatacctgaacagtctcctctgctcgctatctCCAGATGCCGGTACAACAtggcaagtgtagcagaccccaTGAAAGTCCAGCTACCCCGCTGACACCGCGAtaaacctcagcaagatgggccggcctaatcctatctccactcttgtcaacaaacagagtggatccaagcataagccacatccacgttgtggcccgagtagcgtcatccctaccctggATGACAAGCCCGTGTACAGCCtgaacaaatacacctccaccacccCATAAATATCGGCCCGGCAACAGAAGCTGATCCTGAtccaccccaaacatcatcatgcacatggcatgaagcccgtcagtagtgggagactcggacaccatcggaccgtcgatcgggatccgaagaatctgccacacatcatgcagctggatagtcatctccccgaacggcatgtggaaggagttcgtatcgggctgccaccgctccacgaacgcagtcaacaacggagtgtcgaggttcttaAACATGACATGTGGAAGGTAAGACAAaccagtcttctcgatcatctccttcagctgtaaaatgacacatatacaatttatacaattactgaatgtttttgatgtttatagttaaaaatacaaattacaataaatgttgacacactatattattcttacctcgggtgacgcaccagaaaaccactgacacaaatctcggcatgTTGATGATCTGTtttagcatgtcagaaacgaccgaatctctccTCCACAGTATCGCTATCAGGCTCTCTATCATCAAAATCTGTCGCCCCCTCCGATCCATCAATAGCGGGCTGCTCCACAATCGGTCCCCTCCTCAACTGGTCCTTCGCAGCCCCTCTACGCTTACGACTggatatatcaataccacgcaatctcgtatgacgtggtgtatcatcctcgccgtccatatctagacgacgagcagatgacgggatggatttcccacccctaaTAGGCCGCTCtgtctacaaaaaaaattacatatagttaataaaaaatggtaacatataaattataaattatactaaattaataaaattgtaaataatgtaaattatattaaagttataaaattatgctaaaatactactaaggtgccttctatggttactttgtttttgacaaagtaccattacttggtgtgttttcaccattggatgatggagcataaaattaatcaaatggtgaaaacacacaaagtaaggtttactttgtaaaaaacaaagtaagcatagcctttacctactactaaattaataaaattgtaaataattataattatactaaaattataaaattataataaattatactaaagttataaaattatactaaatttatactaaaattataaaattacactaaattaataaaattgtaaaaattatgctaaaattatactaaaattataaaattacactaaattaataaaattgtaaataatgtaaatttttattaaaaaaaaccttgggcgtaagggaatcacgcccagaccactggtcgggcgtatgaacattacGCCCggccagtggtgcgggcgtaagcgcatcacgcccgacctgtggttcgggcgttcgagcatcacgcccgaccagtggtgcgggcgttcgagcatcacgcccgaccagtggtgcgggcatgtggctatcacgcccgcaccactggtcgggcgtgattcccTCACGCCGGAACCACATGTTGGGCgtaatgttcatacgcccgactgcgattttGGCGAAGTTTTTAAACACCCCACAGATCACAAAACAGAGCgaaaatcaacgaaataaaaccgtaaatcttaccattttgtCTTTCCCTTTACGGGCTCTTTCACGATCCATGATTTGGTTCACAAACGAGTCAGGATTTGATCGAAGAGTGTATATggtatttgagaggttttggtttttttcaatttttggcaCTGTTCGAAACGAAGGCCGTCTGGACCGTCTAGGCCCCGCCTAGGcgctcgaaatcgagaatccgtCCCGATTTTCTATGATTAGTCCCTCTAGGTGATTTTTAGCCGCTTAGGCTCTGCCTAGACCACCTCGACACCGCCTGGGTAACGCCTAAGCGACAATGAATAAAAGCATTTTtaattgtgaatttatttttttgctttattataattcacttttaagttatttcaatgatattgttgttgaaatattgatgtttgcataattttaaagatatatgttacaaatttacgtgtttttctatattaaataattttatattattatatttagatagtataatacatattttaattgaatttatataataatttattgattaataaataaaaaatacaaaaatacaaatccgattaatccccgattaGTCTCCgactaatccccgattaatcctcGAGGGCCATGTCCGCCCGACTACTCCCTagcgttttttacaaccttgatttttgggcaaagggtagttcggtcaaTTCCTGAGGCTATAGGTAGGAATTTGTGGCTAGGTATAGTAAATCACTTGAATGTGAAATGCTATTTACCGCTCCTAATTTACTTTTCACCGtctcttttgacatttatgccctccTCACAATTTCAACTCCAAATATTAAAacctctcaaatcctctcaagcttttttggaatttcaaaaacccgacctaaaacgtCATGGCACCGAAACAAGAAAAGGGAAAAGGCTTCATGATGATTccggtaagtttttttttttgcaaaatttaacaaaatcgaAGGCGGAACTCGGATATTTTAGGGTAAATGGACGCGCCATGTCGTTGCCACCATTGGCGGAACGCATGAACTGTCCGTTCCACCCATGGTGGCAATAGACGTGTCATGcgttccaccgtaaggtggacGCATGGCGCACCCGTTCCACCATAAGGTGGAACGGGTGGCACACACGTTCCACCTAATGATGGAACgtggtgttggtcccttgtaaggttgcaagtatagttccaagggggggttaggaactatttaaactttttcgcaattagggcagacttctttttctaaggaaaaaggttttaacagcggcgctgagtaaacagcaagatactggcttagtcaactggtgactaggtcagtttcttagcttgagtcaggagatagcacttagagtctattcctgagctcagacgtttaacgcgcacaactcaacttgacctctttacttggtcagtttttggttattttaagcaagcaatataaataaggagttaaaggtaagaaatactttactcagcagatttatccaggttcggcttcttctaagcctacgtcctgtccccggaacacgttctgagatttcgaatcctctactgagctctttaaaggtagagcctcaaaccttttacaatcttagcaactgagtataacaagagtaccttcctctatacctctactcaatcctaatctctcgctgagtactataaccgagtactcagcctctcctttctatcttctagaaatgataagtgtttgtcctatacaaagatttgctaagacactttagacgattgaaataatcactctagacttttacacagatataagaattgtagtgtaagattttctttgcttctttgcttgcagaacttgtgtagaaatttggtcagcgtaatggcttaatCAAGTTCTGTAcagagtgaagcttctgatggcactatttatagagacgtctgggcatcggtcatttcgaatttcgaaataaccgttggagggaaacggctacttgtcgttgtcatcctgacttgctcagagctctcggccaatcagaattgtgtatcttctgtcctcggtcagctcagcagactgtctctccttttatggtaaagtcaactggacagcatactgtgtcgtctgaactttacccaaagtagaaatactttgtctggaagttttcattagccagctgctgtcttgtacgctttgtcgagactactcatcagcttcatcttgaagttgttcccgaaggtcttctagatccttctcttgctgagttgcgttttgtccaaagcgacaacgttttaacaaacgcgggccgagttgtactgagttgtttgacttgggctttaacacttgtattgggcttgggccttttaattcttgtgtcttataaacagttttaactcaacattgaacaaacacattaatataataaatcaaagcatttaaacttagtgtgtttagaatatgtatttcaattatacttaaacaattttgtcaaatcaaaattatgtggaaaggtgtttcaacaaactcccccattttgatgttggcaaaactattcagcgaagaactcagtattgagctcccccatgatagttgacctattttaacttagcaaactcccccgtaagggttgagctactgacttatttttactctaaacatttaagggtttaattcgagtaagtctaaggtcagtttttcagatataggtcagcttattaaacatattctatttactcagtattaagcggaaggtataatcatatagagtgcgctgagtaatttgttcaatgagttcttaacagacaatgttttataagcacataagtcaatgtcaaacatgttatcagcatttgattcagtc of the Euphorbia lathyris chromosome 7, ddEupLath1.1, whole genome shotgun sequence genome contains:
- the LOC136235165 gene encoding pentatricopeptide repeat-containing protein At5g56310-like; translated protein: MYWRRSAAVEQLISLLSHCSNFKHIQQAHGFMISRGLDYDNALLNRLIHVCTSLGFSNYAYSVFNCISQPDIFLYNSMIKSLSSSHADASIFLFNNIQFAGFRPDSYSYPFVLKAVVRLLAIEIGMQIHCQTIRIGLGSDVHIVIGLIQMYSSFRSSRISDARKVFDEMRHRTRDVALWNSMVAGYAKIGDMENAQVLFDCMVDNKNVISWTALISGYAQMNLPRGAIDIFRRMQVENVEPDEITMLAALSACADLGALELGEWIHNYIDKFSLHRTVPLCNALIDMYSKSGNIKRALEVFEDMKHRSVITWTTIIAGLALHGLGREALEMFSRMERAKVKPNGITFIALLSACSHVGLVEIGRSWFSKMRLRYGIEPRIQHYGCMIDLVGRAGYLEEAEKLIKHMPFEPNAAIWGSLLAAAYIHGEAMLGARALRHLITLEPNNSGNYALLSNIYASHGMWKESRIVRKMMRDKGVKKIPGGSFIELNNRVTEFTAGETLHPQFDEICAILWNINGQLRLTEHLRKECVAIELLEFGG